A genomic region of Miscanthus floridulus cultivar M001 chromosome 3, ASM1932011v1, whole genome shotgun sequence contains the following coding sequences:
- the LOC136542665 gene encoding DExH-box ATP-dependent RNA helicase DExH12-like — translation MANLGGGAEAHARSKQYEYGANSSLVLTTDSRPRDTHEPTGEPETLSGRIDPRSFGDRAVQNKPPELEEKLSKSRTKKSKRDAAAAVDPDLPRRDAKRRRRAASAQEVSVLSLTDDAVYKPQTKETRAAYEALLSLIQQQLGGQPLDVLAGAADEVLATLKNDKVKNPDKKKDIEQLLNPISSQLFDQLVSIGKLITDFHDAVAGDAAGAPSADGMDTTLDDDVGVAVEFEEDEDEESDFDQVQDELDEDDEDDMAELNGPGGMQMGGELDDDDMQNANQGLAVNVQDIDAYWLQRKISQAYGDGDIDAQQSQKLAEDILKIIADDRDVENRLVMLLDYEKFDLIKLLLHNRLKIVWCTRLARAEDQEQRKKIEEEMASDPSLAPILEQLHATRASAKERQKNLEKSIRDEAKRLLNNAAAAGADGAWDRRAAERDMESGWLKGQRQLLDLESLPFHQGGLFMANKKCELPTGSFRTPHKGYEDVHVPALKAKPYETGEKIVKISDMPEFARSAFDGMTQLNRVQSRVYDTALFKPDNILLCAPTGAGKTNVAVLTILQQIGLHMQDDGQFDNTKYKIVYVAPMKALVAEVVGNLSKRLAGYNVTVRELSGDQNLTKQQIDETQIIVTTPEKWDIVTRKSGDRTYTQMVKLLIIDEIHLLHDNRGPVLESIVARTVRQIETTKEHIRLVGLSATLPNYEDVALFLRVRKESLFYFDNSYRPCPLAQQYIGITVRKPLQRMQLMNEICYEKVMAAAGKHQVLIFVHSRKETAKTAKAIRDTSLANDTVSRFLKNESASQEILGTHAELVKNNDLKDLLPYGFAIHHAGMARVDRELVEVLFADKHIQVLVSTATLAWGVNLPAHTVIIKGTQIYNPEKGAWTELSPLDVMQMLGRAGRPQYDTHGEGIILTGHSELQFYLSLMNQQLPIESQFISKLADQLNAEIVLGTIQNAREACSWLGYTYLYIRMLRNPTLYGLPADILESDKTLDERRADLIHSAANLLDRNNLIKYDRKTGYFQVTDLGRIASYYYISHGTISTYNEYLKPTMGDMELCRLFSLSEEFKYVGVRLDEKMELAKLLDCVPIPVKESLEEPSAKINVLLQAYISRLKLEGLSLSSDMVYIRQSAGRLLRALFEIVLKRGWTQLAEKALNLCKMVDKQMWSVQTPLRQFTGIPKEILMKLEKKELAWERYYDLSSQEIGELIRYPKMGRQLHKCIHQLPKLNLSAHVQPITRTVLGFELTITPDFQWDDKVHGYVEPFWVIVEDNDGEYILHHEYFMLKKQYVDEDHTLNFTVPIYEPLPPQYFIRVVSDKWLGSQTILPVCFRHLILPEKYAPPTELLDLQPLPVSALRNARYEGLYSAFKHFNPIQTQVFTVLYNSDDSVLVAAPTGSGKTICAEFAILRNHQRAVSGESNMRVVYIAPIEALAKERYRDWERKFGEFAKVVQLTGETAADLKLLDKGEIIISTPEKWDALSRRWKQRKHIQLVSLFIVDELHLLGSDKGHVLEVIVSRMRRISSHIGSNIRIVALSASLANAKDLGEWIGATSHGLFNFPPAVRPVPLEIHIQGVDIANFEARMQALTKPTYTAITQHAKNSKPALVYVPTRKHARLTALDLCAYSSVEGAGTPFLLGSEDEMDTFTRGVEEETLKNTLKCGVGYLHEGLSELDQELVTQLFLGGRIQVCVASSTMCWGRPLPAHLVVVMGTQYYDGRENAHTDYPITDLLQMMGHASRPLQDNSGKCVILCHAPRKEYYKKFLFEAFPVESNLHHFLHDHMNAEVVVGVVENKQDAVDYLTWTFMYRRLTKNPNFYNLQGVSHRHLSDHLSELVETVLNDLESSKCVAIEEDMYLKPLNLGLIASYYYISYTTIERFSSMLTQKTKVKGLLEILASASEYAELPGRPGEEEFIERLVCHQRFSIEKPKYGDPHVKANALLQAHFSRHTVVGNLAADQREILLSAHRLLQAMVDVISSNGWLSLALSAMELSQMVTQGMWDRDSVLLQVPHFTKDLARRCQENEGKPIESIFDLAEMGVDEMRDLLQLSNSQLQDIIEFFKRFPNVDMTYEVREGDDITAGDNVTVQVTLERDMTNVSSEVGPVHAPRFPKPKEEGWWLVIGDSSTNQLLAIKRVALQKRARVKLEFSAPAEAGRKDYMIYLMSDSYLGCDQEYEFPVDVKDAGGD, via the exons ATGGCCAacctcggcggcggcgccgaggCGCACGCGCGCTCTAAGCAGTACGAGTACGGCGCCAACTCCAGCCTCGTCCTCACCACCGACTCCCGCCCGCGGGACACCCacgagcccaccggcgagcccgAGACGCTCTCGGGCAGGATCGACCCCAGGTCCTTCGGCGACCGCGCCGTCCAGAACAAGCCGCCCGAGCTCGAGGAGAAGCTCTCCAAGTCGCGCACCAAGAAGTCTAAGCGCGACGCTGCCGCCGCGGTCGACCCCGACCTCCCCCGTCGCGACGCCAAGCGCAGGCGCCGCGCCGCTTCCGCCCAGGAGGTCTCCGTCCTCTCCCTCACCGACGACGCCGTCTACAAGCCCCAGACCAAGGAGACGCGCGCCGCCTACGAGGCCTTGCTGAGTCTCATCCAGCAGCAGCTCGGCGGCCAGCCCCTTGACGTCCTCGCCGGGGCTGCTGACGAGGTGCTCGCCACGCTCAAGAAcgacaaggtcaagaaccctgataagaagaaggacattgaGCAGCTGCTCAACCCTATCTCCAGCCAGCTCTTTGACCAGCTTGTCTCCATCGGCAAGCTCATCACCGACTTTCATGATGCGGTGGCCGGTGATGCTGCCGGTGCGCCTTCTGCCGACGGCATGGACACCACCCTGGATGATGATGTTGGTGTTGCTGTCGAgtttgaagaagatgaagacgaGGAGAGTGATTTTGATCAG GTGCAAGATGAGCTGGATGAGGATGACGAAGATGACATGGCTGAGTTGAATGGTCCTGGAGGTATGCAAATGGGCGGTGAGTTAGACGATGATGACATGCAGAACGCCAACCAGGGGCTGGCTGTCAATGTTCAGGACATCGATGCTTACTGGCTCCAGAGGAAGATATCCCAGGCATATGGGGATGGGGACATTGATGCCCAGCAGAGCCAGAAGCTTGCCGAGGATATCTTGAAGATCATTGCTGACGACAGAGACGTCGAGAATCGCCTTGTCATGCTCTTGGACTATGAGAAGTTTGATCTCATTAAGTTGCTGCTGCACAACCGTCTCAAGATTGTTTGGTGCACCCGCTTAGCCAGGGCCGAAGATCAGGAacagaggaagaagatagaggaaGAGATGGCAAGTGACCCAAGCTTGGCTCCAATATTGGAGCAGCTACATGCAACCAGAGCATCTGCAAAGGAGAGGCAGAAGAACCTGGAGAAAAGCATCAGGGATGAGGCGAAGAGGCTCCTCAacaatgctgctgctgctggcgctgatgGTGCCTGGGACCGCAGGGCAGCCGAGCGGGACATGGAGAGTGGATGGCTGAAAGGACAGAGACAGCTGCTTGATCTCGAAAGCCTCCCGTTCCATCAGGGTGGTCTCTTTATGGCTAACAAGAAATGTGAACTGCCGACTGGATCGTTTAGAACCCCTCATAAGGGATATGAGGACGTTCATGTGCCAGCACTGAAGGCTAAGCCCTATGAAACAGGGGAGAAGATTGTCAAGATATCTGATATGCCAGAGTTTGCACGGTCAGCTTTCGATGGGATGACCCAGCTGAACAGAGTTCAGAGCAGGGTCTATGATACTGCTCTTTTCAAACCAGACAATATCCTTCTCTGTGCTCCGACTGGTGCTGGCAAAACAAACGTGGCTGTGCTTACCATCCTTCAGCAGATCGGTCTGCATATGCAGGATGATGGACAGTTTGATAATACCAAGTACAAAATTGTCTATGTGGCCCCGATGAAAGCGTTGGTTGCTGAAGTCGTTGGAAACTTGTCGAAGCGTTTGGCAGGTTACAATGTTACTGTTAGGGAGCTCAGTGGAGACCAGAACTTGACCAAGCAACAGATTGATGAAACACAGATTATCGTCACGACACCTGAGAAATGGGATATTGTGACCAGGAAATCAGGGGACAGAACCTATACTCAAATGGTGAAGCTGTTAATCATTGATGAGATCCATCTGCTACATGATAACAGAGGGCCTGTTCTGGAGAGCATTGTTGCTAGGACAGTCAGGCAGATTGAGACGACCAAGGAGCATATCCGTCTGGTTGGGCTCTCTGCGACTCTACCAAACTATGAAGATGTTGCATTATTCTTGCGCGTTCGCAAAGAAAGCCTCTTCTATTTTGACAACAGTTACCGACCTTGCCCTCTTGCTCAGCAATACATTGGGATCACTGTGAGGAAGCCACTACAGAGGATGCAGTTGATGAATGAGATTTGTTATGAGAAGGTTATGGCTGCCGCTGGTAAGCATCAAGTGCTTATATTTGTACACTCAAGGAAGGAGACGGCAAAGACTGCCAAAGCCATCAGAGATACGTCGTTGGCAAATGACACAGTCAGCCGCTTTCTGAAGAACGAGAGTGCAAGCCAAGAGATCCTTGGCACTCATGCTGAACTTGTCAAAAACAATGATCTTAAAGACCTTTTGCCTTATGGGTTTGCTATTCATCATGCTGGGATGGCAAGGGTTGATCGTGAGCTTGTTGAGGTACTTTTTGCTGACAAGCACATTCAAGTACTTGTATCCACTGCTACCCTTGCATGGGGTGTCAATTTGCCTGCACATACTGTTATCATAAAGGGTACGCAGATTTACAACCCAGAAAAAGGTGCTTGGACAGAACTAAGCCCTCTGGATGTTATGCAGATGCTTGGTCGTGCAGGAAGGCCTCAGTATGATACACATGGAGAGGGAATAATCTTGACTGGCCACAGTGAATTGCAGTTCTACCTGTCTCTTATGAACCAGCAGCTGCCTATTGAGAGTCAGTTCATATCCAAATTGGCTGATCAATTGAATGCAGAGATTGTTCTGGGGACTATTCAGAATGCTCGTGAAGCATGCTCGTGGCTTGGCTATACTTACCTCTATATTCGGATGCTCCGCAATCCAACATTGTATGGTTTGCCAGCAGATATCTTGGAGAGTGATAAAACGCTTGATGAAAGGAGAGCTGATTTG ATACATTCCGCTGCAAATCTACTGGATAGGAACAATCTGATAAAGTATGACAGGAAAACAGGATACTTTCAAGTTACTGACCTGGGAAGGATTGCCAGTTATTACTATATCAGTCATGGAACTATTTCAACATACAATGAGTACCTAAAACCTACAATGGGTGATATGGAACTGTGCCGACTGTTTTCTCTTAGTGAAGAATTTAAGTATGTAGGTGTCAGGCTTGATGAGAAAATGGAACTGGCAAAGCTTTTGGATTGTGTGCCAATACCTGTGAAAGAGAGCTTGGAGGAACCCAGTGCAAAGATCAATGTTCTGCTGCAAGCATATATTTCTAGGTTGAAACTGGAAGGCCTTTCTCTTAGTTCTGATATGGTCTACATCAGACAG AGTGCTGGCCGTCTCTTACGAGCACTATTTGAGATTGTTTTGAAGAGGGGATGGACTCAACTAGCGGAGAAAGCGCTGAATCTTTGCAAGATGGTTGATAAACAAATGTGGAGTGTCCAAACTCCCTTGCGGCAGTTTACTGGAATTCCAAAGGAGATCTTGATGAAACTCGAGAAGAAGGAGTTGGCTTGGGAGAGGTACTACGATCTGTCCTCACAAGAAATTGGTGAACTGATCCGCTATCCCAAGATGGGGAGGCAGCTGCACAAGTGCATCCACCAGTTACCAAAGCTGAATCTTTCAGCCCATGTCCAGCCCATTACTCGTACAGTTTTGGGTTTTGAGCTGACAATTACACCTGATTTCCAGTGGGATGATAAGGTACATGGATATGTGGAGCCCTTTTGGGTTATTGTTGAGGATAATGATGGCGAGTACATCCTTCACCATGAATATTTCATGCTTAAGAAACAGTATGTTGATGAAGATCATACATTGAACTTCACAGTGCCGATATATGAGCCACTGCCTCCTCAGTATTTCATTCGTGTTGTGTCTGACAAGTGGCTTGGTTCTCAGACAATTCTCCCTGTGTGCTTTAGGCACTTAATTCTACCAGAAAAATATGCTCCACCAACTGAATTGCTTGATCTGCAGCCTCTACCTGTTAGTGCATTGAGAAATGCAAGATACGAGGGCCTTTATAGTGCTTTTAAGCATTTCAATCCCATCCAAACTCAAGTATTCACTGTCTTGTATAACAGCGATGACAGTGTGTTGGTCGCTGCGCCAACTGGCAGTGGGAAGACGATATGTGCGGAGTTTGCTATACTAAGGAACCACCAGAGGGCAGTGTCTGGTGAGAGCAACATGCGGGTTGTTTATATAGCTCCCATTGAAGCTCTTGCAAAAGAAAGATACAGGGACTGGGAGCGGAAATTTGGAGAGTTTGCCAAGGTAGTTCAGCTCACTGGTGAAACAGCAGCTGATTTGAAGCTTCTGGATAAAGGTGAGATCATAATCAGTACTCCTGAAAAGTGGGATGCACTGTCTCGCCGGTGGAAACAGCGAAAGCACATCCAACTGGTCAGCTTATTCATAGTTGATGAACTTCATCTACTTGGATCTGATAAGGGACATGTTTTGGAAGTCATTGTATCTAGGATGAGGCGTATTTCCAGTCATATAGGCAGTAACATACGGATCGTAGCACTTTCAGCATCACTTGCTAATGCTAAAGATCTCGGTGAATGGATTGGTGCCACCTCTCATGGCCTTTTCAACTTCCCTCCAGCAGTGAGACCTGTGCCATTGGAAATTCATATCCAGGGTGTGGATATAGCAAACTTTgaggcaaggatgcaagcatTGACAAAGCCTACCTACACTGCCATCACACAGCATGCAAAGAACAGTAAACCTGCCCTGGTGTATGTACCGACAAGGAAGCATGCAAGGTTAACTGCATTGGACTTGTGTGCGTACTCTAGTGTTGAGGGTGCTGGAACACCATTTCTTCTTGGGTCAGAAGATGAGATGGATACTTTCACCAGAGGTGTTGAAGAAGAGACGCTTAAGAATACACTTAAATGTGGTGTAGGCTATTTGCATGAGGGTCTAAGTGAGCTTGATCAGGAACTTGTAACCCAGCTGTTCCTTGGTGGGAGGATCCAAGTGTGTGTTGCAAGCAGCACAATGTGTTGGGGAAGACCATTGCCTGCTCATTTGGTTGTTGTCATGGGGACTCAGTATTATGATGGCCGGGAGAATGCTCACACCGATTATCCAATTACAGATCTGCTTCAAATGATGGGTCATGCCAGCAGACCACTTCAAGATAACTCAGGGAAATGTGTTATATTGTGTCATGCACCTCGCAAAGAGTACTACAAGAAGTTCCTTTTTGAGGCCTTCCCTGTCGAGAGCAATCTTCACCATTTCTTGCATGATCACATGAATGCTGAGGTGGTGGTTGGTGTTGTAGAGAATAAGCAAGATGCTGTGGATTATCTTACTTGGACTTTCATGTATCGGCGGTTGACAAAGAATCCTAACTTCTACAATCTTCAGGGTGTAAGTCACAGGCATCTTTCAGATCATCTTTCTGAGCTAGTCGAGACTGTCCTGAATGATCTTGAATCAAGCAAGTGTGTGGCTATAGAGGAGGACATGTACCTGAAGCCCCTCAACCTTGGCCTTATTGCTTCATACTACTATATTAGCTACACAACTATTGAGCGTTTTAGTTCTATGCTGACCCAGAAGACTAAGGTGAAAGGACTCCTAGAGATTCTAGCATCTGCTTCAGAATATGCAGAGCTTCCGGGTCGTCCTGGTGAGGAAGAATTCATTGAGAGGCTTGTTTGCCACCAGAGGTTCTCTATCGAGAAACCCAAGTATGGCGATCCACATGTGAAAGCCAATGCTCTGCTGCAAGCCCATTTTTCAAGGCACACAGTGGTCGGGAACCTGGCAGCTGATCAGCGCGAGATTCTCCTTTCTGCTCATAGGTTGCTCCAGGCAATGGTTGATGTTATATCCAGCAATGGTTGGCTTAGTCTTGCTCTTAGTGCAATGGAGCTGagtcaaatggtgacacaaggcatgtGGGATCGGGATTCTGTGCTGCTTCAAGTTCCACACTTTACAAAGGACTTGGCTCGGAGGTGCCAGGAAAATGAAGGGAAGCCCATCGAGAGTATCTTTGATCTTGCTGAGATGGGTGTCGATGAGATGCGGGATCTCTTACAGCTGTCAAACTCTCAGCTGCAAGACATCATTGAATTCTTCAAGCGGTTCCCCAATGTTGATATGACCTATGAGGTCCGTGAGGGTGATGATATAACCGCTGGTGACAATGTAACCGTGCAGGTAACTCTGGAGCGTGACATGACTAACGTGTCATCTGAGGTTGGTCCAGTTCATGCGCCAAGGTTTCCCAAGCCTAAGGAAGAAGGCTGGTGGCTGGTGATTGGCGACAGCTCCACAAACCAGTTACTGGCAATCAAAAGAGTGGCACTCCAGAAGAGGGCGAGAGTGAAACTTGAGTTCTCCGCTCCTGCAGAGGCTGGGAGAAAGGATTACATGATTTACTTGATGTCAGACTCTTACTTGGGCTGCGATCAGGAGTATGAGTTCCCCGTTGATGTCAAGGATGCTGGAGGGGATTGA
- the LOC136547326 gene encoding peroxidase 2-like, which yields MDAKLAALVALLALLGPVACHGASIICLGGWVRPVPSLLGGGLVCPGNLTSYPLKKGPAPSASVLKVGYYNSSSSNACPNAEDIVRKVVEDAVSKDPGTGAGLIRLFFHDCFVRGCDASVLLRNTSGSSEQTEMFGLPNINSLRGFEVIDAAKAALEAACPGVVSCADTLAFAARDASSVLSGGRISSFAMPAGRHDGRVSLANETTDNLPGPFCDLNALNNFFAAKGLDTDDMVTLSGAHTIGQARCAFVSNRTDMNATLAKDLRDKCMSGGNTKVALDYKTPDTMDVQYYQNVNDDDVVLDSDAALSSPATKPLVDTYVAGSSGNLWETKFAAAMVKMGSIEVKTSPGADAEIRKKCSIYN from the coding sequence ATGGATGCCAAGCTTGCCGCCCTCGTCGCCTTGCTTGCGTTGCTCGGGCCAGTGGCTTGCCATGGCGCCAGCATCATTTGCCTGGGCGGGTGGGTTCGCCCAGTCCCATCGCTCCTGGGCGGCGGGCTGGTCTGCCCCGGAAACCTGACCTCTTACCCCCTGAAGAAGGGCCCTGCCCCCTCAGCGTCAGTGCTCAAGGTCGGCTActacaacagcagcagcagcaacgcgTGCCCCAACGCGGAAGACATCGTGAGGAAGGTCGTGGAGGACGCCGTGAGCAAAGACCCCGGCACGGGCGCGGGCCTCATCCGCCTcttcttccacgactgcttcgtccGGGGGTGCGACGCCTCCGTCCTCCTCAGGAACACGAGCGGCTCCAGCGAGCAGACGGAGATGTTCGGCCTGCCCAACATAAACAGCCTCCGCGGGTTCGAGGTGATCGACGCGGCCAAGGCGGCGCTGGAGGCGGCCTGCCCCGGCGTCGTCTCGTGCGCCGACACCCTCGCGTTCGCCGCCCGCGACGCGTCCAGCGTGCTCAGCGGCGGCAGGATCAGCTCCTTCGCGATGCCCGCCGGCCGCCACGACGGGCGCGTTTCGCTCGCCAACGAGACCACGGACAACCTGCCCGGCCCGTTCTGCGACCTCAACGCGCTCAACAACTTCTTCGCAGCCAAGGGCCTCGACACCGACGACATGGTCACCCTCTCCGGGGCGCACACCATCGGCCAGGCCCGCTGCGCGTTCGTCTCCAACCGCACGGACATGAACGCCACCCTCGCCAAGGATCTCAGGGACAAGTGCATGAGCGGCGGCAACACGAAGGTGGCGCTGGACTACAAGACCCCTGACACCATGGACGTGCAGTACTACCAGAACGTGAACGACGATGACGTGGTGTTGGACTCGGACGCTGCGCTGAGCTCGCCGGCAACGAAGCCGCTGGTGGATACCTACGTGGCCGGTTCTTCGGGGAACCTGTGGGAGACCAAGTTCGCGGCAGCGATGGTGAAGATGGGCAGCATCGAGGTCAAGACCAGCCCCGGTGCGGACGCCGAGATCAGGAAGAAGTGCTCCATTTACAACTAG